In the genome of Synergistales bacterium, one region contains:
- a CDS encoding transcriptional regulator: MKLEEIRTTLEADTLCREGLLESVAVEYAYASDLMSDVLAFARPGSLLLTGLTNLQIVRTAQMMDMPAVVFVRGKQPRQEAVELAEKMGIPLLSTCKSMYEASGLLLMAGILPCEIPRRERPQ; encoded by the coding sequence ATGAAACTGGAAGAGATCCGCACCACTCTGGAGGCCGACACCCTCTGCCGCGAGGGACTGCTGGAGAGCGTCGCCGTGGAATACGCCTACGCCTCGGACCTGATGAGCGACGTCCTCGCCTTCGCCAGACCGGGCTCCCTGCTGCTGACGGGGCTGACCAACCTCCAGATTGTTCGTACCGCCCAGATGATGGATATGCCGGCGGTGGTCTTCGTGCGCGGCAAACAGCCCCGGCAGGAGGCTGTGGAGCTGGCGGAGAAGATGGGGATCCCCCTTCTGTCGACCTGCAAGAGCATGTACGAGGCCAGTGGCCTGCTGTTGATGGCGGGCATCCTGCCCTGCGAGATCCCCAGGAGGGAGCGGCCCCAGTGA